In the genome of Triticum urartu cultivar G1812 chromosome 5, Tu2.1, whole genome shotgun sequence, one region contains:
- the LOC125511028 gene encoding non-specific lipid transfer protein GPI-anchored 14-like, giving the protein MAARRSGAVVAALMALLVGLAGADFAADRAECADKLMGLATCLTYVQLAATARSPTPDCCSGFRQVLGVSKKCLCVLVKDRDEPTLGIKFNVTRAMNLPSACNIPATFSDCPKILNMSPDSKEAEIFKQYGIEHEGKNATAGGSAAVTGTSGGKSADAAAGAGRHTAVVFAVVVSALLASVLVLA; this is encoded by the exons ATGGCGGCTCGGCGTAGTGGCGCGgtggtggcggcgttgatggccCTGCTGGTCGGGCTCGCGGGCGCGGACTTCGCGGCGGACCGGGCGGAGTGCGCGGACAAGCTCATGGGGCTGGCGACGTGCCTGACGTACGTGCAGCTGGCGGCGACGGCGCGCTCGCCCACGCCGGACTGCTGCTCCGGGTTCCGGCAGGTGCTGGGCGTCAGCAAGAAGTGCCTGTGCGTGCTGGTCAAGGACCGCGACGAGCCCACCCTCGGGATCAAGTTCAACGTCACCCGCGCCATGAACCTCCCCTCCGCCTGCAACATCCCGGCCACCTTCTCCGACTGCCCCA AGATCCTCAACATGTCGCCGGACTCCAAGGAGGCCGAGATCTTCAAGCAGTACGGGATCGAGCACGAGGGCAAGAACGCCACCGCCGGCGGCAGCGCCGCCGTCACCG GTACCTCCGGCGGGAAGAGCGCCGACGCAGCGGCCGGCGCAGGGAGGCACACGGCGGTGGTCTTCGCCGTCGTCGTCTCGGCGCTGCTCGCCTCCGTCCTTGTTCTCGCATGA